Sequence from the Undibacterium piscinae genome:
ACAAACGAGACTCGAGAAAAGGCGTGGAGAGTGCAGGCTTCGATGCCGAAGCCAACTGATCATTGCCAACCTCATTCGGAAGCAAGGCAATCACGGCATTAGCGTCTATTTTTAGCAACTTAGCATAAGCTCGAATGAACCCGCGAACGATTACCATTTGAGGTAACGCCTCAAATTGATTTAACTCTATAGCAACTACCTGCTTTGACGATAATTTCAACTGATCAGCGACCTGTTGAACTGTCCATTCTTTTTGCCGCCTTGCTGCAGATAACAAGCTGCCGGCAGTATCAACCACCGCAAGCATAGGCTTAGAATGCAAATCCAAGCCCGGGACATCCAATTGTTCCAACGGTTGATTCATACCATTATCACTCATTAAAAGCCCCGCGCTGGAGCAAACCATACTCTTTAGAAGTTGGATGACGGCGCCTCAACTGAGTCGACAGACCAGTTACAG
This genomic interval carries:
- a CDS encoding helix-turn-helix domain-containing protein, whose translation is MSDNGMNQPLEQLDVPGLDLHSKPMLAVVDTAGSLLSAARRQKEWTVQQVADQLKLSSKQVVAIELNQFEALPQMVIVRGFIRAYAKLLKIDANAVIALLPNEVGNDQLASASKPALSTPFLESRLSLVGRHDNNSKYLLGAALLGVLALAFFLLQKFEHADVVNKFF